In a genomic window of Nodosilinea sp. E11:
- a CDS encoding DUF2283 domain-containing protein yields MNVKYDAEADVLIFIMKDIPPYNAISEPGGVIVSYDENDDPVSIEFLNASKRQLFNPSETVLQVLS; encoded by the coding sequence ATGAATGTCAAATATGACGCTGAAGCCGATGTGCTGATTTTCATCATGAAAGATATCCCTCCCTATAATGCTATTTCTGAACCGGGCGGGGTGATTGTCAGCTATGACGAAAACGATGACCCAGTCAGTATCGAATTTCTCAACGCCTCAAAGCGCCAACTCTTCAACCCCAGTGAGACCGTGCTTCAAGTACTTAGTTAA